Part of the Thermoanaerobacterales bacterium genome is shown below.
AAGGAGGTGAGGATGGTGAACAAGCATTTGATGGTCAAGACTCTGGCGGCAAAGACAGGGATGACGGAAAAGGTATGTGCCAGGATGTTGGGCGCCGTTGCCGAGGTGTTGCGTGAGGCCGTGGCGCGCGGCGAGCACGTGCGCCTTCCCGGCTTCGGAGTCTTCTTCGTGCGGGAGCGGGCGGCCCGGAGGGGCCGCAACCCTCAGACGGGGGAGGAGTTTGAGATCCCGGCCGGAAAGGCGATCGTTTTCCGG
Proteins encoded:
- a CDS encoding HU family DNA-binding protein; this translates as MVNKHLMVKTLAAKTGMTEKVCARMLGAVAEVLREAVARGEHVRLPGFGVFFVRERAARRGRNPQTGEEFEIPAGKAIVFRPGGELRRAVAE